A section of the Thauera chlorobenzoica genome encodes:
- the serC gene encoding 3-phosphoserine/phosphohydroxythreonine transaminase encodes MSRVWNFSAGPAVLPEEVLRQAAAEMLDWHGSGMGVMEMSHRGKEFTAIAAQAEADLRELLAVPADYRILFMQGGAIAENAIIPMNLIGDKRIADYVVTGSWSQKSQKEARKYAEVNIAATSEASGFTTVPPMTDWKLSAEPAYVFTCTNETIGGVEYPFAPDLAQIGRGEVPVVADMSSHLLSRAIDVSKYGLIFGGAQKNIGPAGLTIVIVREDLLGRAMAHCPSAFDYQTVADNGSMYNTPPTYAIYVAGLVFQWLKRQGGVAAIEAQNIAKAKLLYDFLDGSGFYENRVDPACRSRMNVPFFLKDGALDEAFLAESKAAGLVQLKGHKSVGGMRASIYNAMPPAGVQALVDFMRDFAARKA; translated from the coding sequence ATGAGTCGCGTGTGGAATTTCAGCGCCGGTCCCGCGGTGCTGCCCGAAGAGGTGCTGCGCCAGGCCGCCGCCGAGATGCTCGACTGGCACGGTTCGGGCATGGGCGTGATGGAAATGAGCCATCGCGGCAAGGAATTCACCGCGATCGCCGCTCAGGCCGAGGCCGACCTGCGCGAACTGCTCGCGGTGCCGGCCGACTACCGCATCCTGTTCATGCAGGGCGGGGCGATCGCCGAGAACGCGATCATCCCGATGAACCTGATCGGCGACAAGCGCATCGCCGACTACGTCGTCACCGGCTCGTGGTCGCAGAAATCGCAGAAGGAGGCGCGCAAGTACGCCGAGGTGAACATCGCCGCCACGTCGGAAGCAAGTGGCTTCACCACCGTGCCGCCGATGACGGACTGGAAGCTGTCAGCCGAGCCGGCCTACGTGTTCACCTGCACCAACGAGACCATCGGCGGTGTCGAATACCCCTTCGCGCCCGATCTGGCGCAGATCGGCCGCGGCGAGGTGCCGGTGGTGGCCGACATGTCCTCGCACCTCCTGTCGCGCGCCATCGACGTGTCGAAGTACGGCCTGATCTTCGGCGGCGCGCAGAAGAACATCGGCCCCGCGGGCCTGACCATCGTCATCGTCCGCGAGGACCTGCTCGGGCGCGCGATGGCGCACTGCCCGAGCGCCTTCGACTACCAGACGGTGGCCGACAACGGCTCGATGTACAACACTCCGCCGACCTACGCGATCTACGTCGCCGGGCTGGTGTTCCAGTGGTTGAAGCGCCAGGGCGGGGTGGCCGCGATCGAGGCGCAGAACATCGCCAAGGCGAAGCTGCTGTACGACTTCCTCGATGGCAGCGGTTTCTACGAGAATCGCGTCGACCCGGCCTGCCGTTCGCGCATGAACGTGCCTTTCTTCCTCAAGGACGGGGCGCTCGACGAGGCCTTCCTCGCCGAGTCGAAGGCGGCCGGGCTGGTGCAGCTGAAGGGCCACAAGTCGGTCGGCGGCATGCGCGCCTCGATCTACAACGCGATGCCGCCCGCCGGGGTGCAGGCGCTGGTGGATTTCATGCGCGATTTCGCCGCAAGGAAAGCCTGA
- the hisC gene encoding histidinol-phosphate transaminase, with the protein MSIASLAPDYIRSIMPYQPGKPISELAREMGIEEANIVKLASNENPLGMSAQARDAVHAAVAELGRYPDGGAFALKVALCRRFGVKPEQLVVGNGSNDILELVTLAFLAPGLSAVYSRHAFAVYPLATNARGAHGIEVAAQNFGHDLDAMAAAITPQTRVVFIANPNNPTGTFVSGAALEAFLGQVPRHVLVVLDEAYTEYLAPEQRYDSIAWLDRFPNLLVSRTFSKAYGLAGLRVGYAVAHPDVADLMNRVRQPFNVSSIALAAAEAALGDEEFIARSAELNRRGMVQLTEALAAMGLEWIPSAGNFVTFKVGDAIGVNQSLLRQGVIVRPIAAYGMPHWLRVSIGLPEENARFIEALRQALA; encoded by the coding sequence ATGAGCATTGCCAGCCTGGCGCCCGATTACATCCGCTCGATCATGCCCTACCAGCCCGGCAAGCCGATTTCCGAGCTCGCCCGCGAAATGGGCATCGAGGAGGCGAACATCGTCAAGCTCGCCTCCAACGAGAACCCGCTCGGGATGAGCGCGCAGGCGCGCGATGCCGTGCATGCTGCGGTCGCCGAGCTGGGGCGCTACCCGGACGGCGGCGCCTTTGCGCTGAAGGTCGCGCTGTGCCGCCGTTTCGGCGTGAAGCCGGAGCAGCTGGTGGTCGGCAACGGCTCGAACGACATCCTCGAACTGGTGACGCTCGCCTTCCTCGCCCCGGGCTTGTCCGCGGTCTATTCGCGGCATGCGTTCGCCGTCTATCCACTGGCGACCAACGCCCGCGGCGCACACGGTATCGAAGTGGCGGCACAGAACTTCGGCCATGACCTCGATGCGATGGCGGCGGCGATCACCCCGCAGACGCGGGTGGTGTTCATCGCCAACCCGAACAACCCCACCGGCACCTTCGTCTCCGGCGCGGCACTCGAGGCCTTCCTCGGTCAGGTGCCGCGCCACGTACTGGTCGTGCTCGACGAAGCCTATACGGAATACCTGGCGCCCGAGCAGCGCTACGACTCGATCGCCTGGCTCGACCGTTTTCCCAACCTGCTGGTGTCGCGTACCTTCTCCAAGGCCTATGGTCTGGCGGGGCTGCGGGTGGGGTATGCGGTCGCTCATCCCGATGTTGCCGATCTGATGAACCGCGTGCGCCAGCCTTTCAACGTGTCCAGCATCGCCCTGGCCGCAGCCGAGGCCGCACTCGGCGACGAGGAGTTCATCGCGCGCAGCGCCGAACTCAACCGCCGTGGCATGGTGCAGCTCACCGAGGCGCTCGCGGCGATGGGGCTGGAGTGGATCCCGTCGGCGGGCAATTTCGTCACCTTCAAGGTCGGCGATGCGATCGGCGTCAACCAGTCGCTGCTCCGCCAGGGCGTCATCGTGCGCCCGATCGCGGCCTACGGCATGCCGCACTGGCTGCGGGTGTCGATCGGCCTGCCCGAAGAGAACGCCCGCTTCATCGAGGCGCTGCGCCAGGCGCTGGCCTGA
- the gyrA gene encoding DNA gyrase subunit A, translating into MTQFAKETLPISLEEEMRHSYLDYAMSVIVGRALPDARDGLKPVHRRVLFAMHELSNDWNRAYKKSARIVGDVIGKYHPHGDTAVYDTIVRMAQNFSLRYMLVDGQGNFGSVDGDNAAAMRYTEIRMARIGHELLADIDKETVDFGPNYDGSEKEPLVMPAKIPNLLINGSSGIAVGMATNIPPHNLGEIVDACLKLLEDPATDIEALIDIVKAPDFPTAGLIYGLHGVHEGYRSGRGRVIMRARTHFEPIGKTDRQAIVVDELPYQVNKRTLQERMAELVNEKKIEGISEIRDESDKSGMRLVVELKRGEMPEVVLNKLFKHTQLQDSFGMNMVALVDGKPRLLNLKQMLECFLAHRREVVTRRTIFELKKARDRGHILEGLAVALSNVDEIIALIKAAPTPADARRGLMERAWRSALVEEMLARATADSYRPEGLGAEFGLVPVAGAQGYRLSEVQAQRILEMQLQRLTNMEQDKIVGEYREVMDVITDLLDILARPERITAIIVDELGAVRNQFGDPRRSELVLNTAEINIEDLITPEDMVVTLSHTGYFKRQPLADYRAQRRGGRGKQATSMKDEDFIDHLFVANTHDTVLCFSSRGRCYWLKVYEVPEGTRNSRGKPIVNLFPLIEGEKITAVLPVQAFDDNHFVFMATSGGTVKKTALTAFSNPRKAGIIAVNLDDGDHLIGVAITDGDCDVMLFSDAGKAVRFAETDVRPMGRDARGVRGMMLEDGQAVIAMLVAKGEAQSVLTATENGYGKRTPVAEYTRHGRGTKGMIAIQTSDRNGKLVGAVLVDPGDEVMLISTGAVLIRTRVESIREMGRSTQGVTLINLDEGTFLASIEKVAESESDESMGTNGESAEDAEGRDAGVQADANGGEAPAAGEEGDA; encoded by the coding sequence ATGACTCAGTTCGCCAAGGAAACCCTGCCGATCAGCCTCGAGGAGGAGATGCGCCATTCCTACCTCGACTACGCCATGAGCGTGATCGTGGGGCGGGCGCTGCCCGATGCGCGCGATGGCCTCAAGCCGGTGCATCGGCGCGTACTGTTCGCAATGCACGAGCTCTCCAACGACTGGAATCGCGCCTACAAGAAGTCGGCGCGTATCGTCGGCGACGTCATCGGCAAATACCACCCGCACGGCGATACCGCGGTGTACGACACCATCGTGCGCATGGCGCAGAATTTCTCGCTGCGCTACATGCTGGTCGATGGCCAGGGCAACTTCGGTTCGGTCGATGGCGACAATGCCGCGGCGATGCGTTACACCGAGATCCGCATGGCGCGCATCGGCCACGAGCTGCTCGCCGACATCGACAAGGAAACGGTCGATTTCGGCCCGAACTACGACGGCTCCGAAAAAGAGCCGCTGGTGATGCCGGCGAAGATTCCCAATCTGCTGATCAACGGCTCCAGCGGCATCGCGGTCGGCATGGCGACCAACATCCCGCCGCACAACCTGGGCGAGATCGTCGATGCCTGCCTGAAGCTGCTCGAGGATCCCGCGACCGACATCGAGGCCCTGATCGACATCGTCAAGGCCCCGGACTTTCCCACCGCCGGCCTGATCTACGGCCTGCATGGCGTGCACGAGGGCTACCGCAGCGGCCGCGGCCGCGTGATCATGCGCGCGCGCACCCACTTCGAGCCGATCGGCAAGACCGACCGCCAGGCGATCGTCGTCGACGAGCTGCCCTACCAGGTGAACAAGCGCACCCTGCAGGAGCGCATGGCCGAGCTGGTCAACGAGAAGAAGATCGAGGGCATCAGCGAGATCCGCGACGAGTCGGACAAGTCGGGGATGCGCCTGGTGGTCGAACTGAAGCGCGGCGAGATGCCCGAGGTCGTGCTCAACAAGCTGTTCAAGCACACCCAGCTGCAGGACAGCTTCGGCATGAACATGGTGGCGCTGGTCGATGGCAAGCCGCGCCTGCTGAACCTCAAGCAGATGCTGGAGTGCTTCCTCGCCCATCGCCGCGAGGTCGTCACCCGGCGCACCATCTTCGAACTGAAGAAGGCGCGCGACCGTGGCCACATCCTCGAGGGCCTGGCGGTAGCGCTGTCGAACGTCGACGAGATCATCGCCCTGATCAAGGCCGCGCCGACGCCCGCCGACGCCCGCCGCGGCCTGATGGAGCGCGCCTGGCGGTCGGCGCTGGTCGAGGAGATGCTGGCGCGTGCAACGGCCGACAGCTACCGGCCCGAAGGGCTGGGCGCCGAGTTCGGCCTCGTCCCGGTCGCTGGGGCGCAGGGCTACCGCCTGTCCGAAGTGCAGGCCCAGCGCATCCTCGAGATGCAGTTGCAGCGCCTGACCAACATGGAGCAGGACAAGATCGTCGGCGAGTACCGCGAGGTGATGGACGTCATTACCGACCTCCTCGATATCCTCGCCCGCCCCGAGCGCATCACCGCGATCATCGTCGACGAGCTCGGCGCGGTGCGCAACCAGTTCGGCGACCCGCGCCGCTCCGAGCTGGTGCTGAACACCGCCGAGATCAACATCGAGGATCTGATCACCCCTGAGGACATGGTCGTGACCCTGTCCCACACCGGCTACTTCAAGCGCCAGCCGCTCGCCGACTACCGCGCCCAGCGCCGTGGCGGGCGCGGCAAGCAGGCGACCTCGATGAAGGACGAGGACTTCATCGACCACCTCTTCGTCGCCAACACCCACGACACCGTGCTGTGCTTCTCCAGCCGCGGGCGTTGCTACTGGCTCAAGGTCTATGAAGTCCCGGAAGGCACGCGCAACTCGCGCGGCAAGCCGATCGTCAATCTCTTCCCGCTGATCGAAGGCGAAAAGATCACTGCCGTGCTGCCGGTCCAGGCCTTCGACGACAACCATTTCGTATTCATGGCGACCTCCGGGGGAACGGTCAAGAAGACCGCGCTCACCGCCTTCTCCAATCCGCGCAAGGCCGGCATCATCGCGGTGAATCTGGACGATGGCGATCACCTGATCGGGGTCGCCATCACCGACGGCGACTGCGACGTGATGCTGTTCTCCGACGCCGGCAAGGCGGTGCGCTTCGCCGAGACCGACGTCCGGCCGATGGGCCGCGACGCGCGCGGGGTGCGCGGGATGATGCTCGAAGACGGCCAGGCGGTGATCGCGATGCTGGTGGCCAAGGGCGAGGCGCAGTCGGTGCTGACCGCGACCGAGAACGGCTACGGCAAGCGCACTCCGGTGGCCGAATACACCCGCCACGGCCGCGGCACCAAGGGGATGATCGCGATCCAGACGTCCGACCGCAACGGCAAGCTGGTGGGGGCGGTGCTGGTCGATCCGGGCGACGAGGTGATGCTGATCTCGACCGGTGCGGTGCTGATCCGAACCCGGGTCGAAAGCATCCGCGAAATGGGGCGCTCGACCCAGGGTGTGACCCTGATCAACCTCGACGAGGGCACCTTCCTCGCCAGCATCGAGAAGGTTGCGGAGTCCGAGTCGGACGAGAGCATGGGCACCAACGGCGAATCCGCCGAGGATGCGGAAGGCCGTGACGCCGGCGTGCAGGCCGACGCCAATGGGGGCGAGGCCCCGGCCGCCGGCGAGGAAGGAGACGCTTGA
- the pheA gene encoding prephenate dehydratase codes for MSDELLKLRNEIDHLDEEILARLATRARCAQRVGEIKRGNMFYRPDREAQVLRRLADLNPGPLPGDAVKTIFREIMSACLALEHPLRVAYLGPAGTFSESASRKHFGSAPNFMAMATIDDVFRAVEAGNADYGVVPVENSTEGAVGGTLDLLLTNPLQVCGEVRLRIHQQLMSRAEGIGAARRIYSHAQSLAQCHEWLNRNLPHLPRIPVASNAEAARMASEDPESCAIAGEAAAHLYGLNVLAPNIEDDPNNTTRFLIIAEHDAGPSGQDRTSLVFSTPNRPGAIHGLLEPLARHGVDMTKLQSRPARSGLWEYVFYADINGHRADPAVAAALEELNERAAFVKIIGSYPVAAI; via the coding sequence ATGAGTGACGAACTGTTGAAACTGCGTAACGAGATCGATCACCTCGACGAGGAAATCCTTGCCCGTCTGGCCACCCGCGCGCGCTGTGCGCAGCGGGTGGGCGAGATCAAGCGGGGCAACATGTTCTACCGTCCCGATCGCGAAGCCCAGGTGCTGCGCCGTCTCGCCGATCTCAACCCGGGGCCCCTGCCGGGCGACGCGGTGAAGACCATCTTCCGCGAAATCATGTCGGCCTGCCTCGCCCTCGAGCATCCGCTGCGCGTCGCCTACCTCGGGCCGGCGGGGACCTTCTCGGAGAGCGCCAGCCGCAAGCATTTCGGCTCCGCTCCCAACTTCATGGCGATGGCGACGATCGACGACGTGTTCCGCGCGGTCGAAGCGGGCAACGCCGACTACGGCGTGGTGCCGGTGGAAAACTCCACCGAAGGTGCGGTCGGCGGCACCCTCGACCTGCTGCTCACCAACCCGCTCCAGGTCTGCGGCGAAGTGCGGCTGCGCATCCACCAGCAACTGATGTCGCGCGCCGAGGGCATCGGCGCGGCGCGGCGCATCTACTCCCACGCGCAGTCGCTGGCGCAGTGCCACGAATGGCTCAACCGCAACCTGCCGCACCTGCCGCGGATTCCGGTGGCGAGCAATGCCGAGGCCGCGCGCATGGCCTCCGAGGACCCGGAATCCTGCGCGATCGCCGGCGAGGCCGCAGCGCACCTGTACGGGCTGAACGTCCTCGCCCCCAACATCGAGGACGATCCGAACAACACCACCCGCTTCCTGATCATCGCCGAGCACGATGCCGGCCCTTCGGGGCAGGACCGCACCTCGCTGGTGTTCTCCACGCCGAACCGTCCGGGGGCGATCCACGGCCTGCTCGAACCGCTCGCCCGCCACGGCGTGGATATGACCAAGCTGCAGTCGCGGCCGGCACGTTCGGGGCTGTGGGAATACGTGTTCTATGCCGACATCAACGGCCACCGCGCAGACCCGGCGGTGGCCGCGGCCCTCGAGGAACTGAACGAGCGGGCCGCGTTCGTCAAGATCATCGGCTCCTACCCGGTGGCGGCGATCTGA
- a CDS encoding bifunctional 3-phosphoshikimate 1-carboxyvinyltransferase/cytidylate kinase, with the protein MEFLDLPPMLGAAGRIRLPGSKSISNRVLLLAALAEGETEIRDLLLSDDVERMLEALRALGVAWKRDGDSLDYRVRGVGGPFPVKAAELFLGNAGTAFRPLTAALALSGGEYRLSGVARMHERPIGDLVDALRQLGADITCTASEGYPPLHLRPATICPGGVVKVRGDVSSQFLTALLMALPLTGVETTLEVVGELISKPYVRITLELMARFGVEVEQHGWTRFVVPGGACYRSPGTVFVEGDASSASYFLAAGAIGGGPLRVEGVGRSSIQGDVRFAEALGQLGAKITMGDNWIEAAAPDGGVLKAFDLDLNHIPDAAMTLAVLALFADGPCRLRNIASWRVKETDRIAAMATELRKLGAEVEEGADYLTVSRPARLRPAAIDTYDDHRIAMCFSLVSLGACRVRINDPRCVNKTFPGYFDAFAQVARPVPVLAIDGPSASGKGTVAARVAAALGWHYLDSGSLYRLVALAAMRAGVPLDDERGVAALAAALPASFEDGRVLLSGEDVTDGIRSEACSVGASKVAVLAAVRAALFDRQRDYRAAPGLVAEGRDMGSVVFPDAGIKVFLTASAEARAERRYKQLIEKGSAANMESLLKDLQERDARDAARPVAPLLKLPDAVLLDTTERNVEQAVAFVLDLVRAGGEAAG; encoded by the coding sequence ATGGAATTTCTCGACCTGCCCCCGATGCTGGGCGCTGCCGGCAGGATTCGCCTGCCGGGCTCGAAGAGCATCTCCAACCGCGTGCTCCTGCTGGCGGCGCTGGCCGAAGGCGAGACCGAGATCCGCGACCTGCTGCTCTCGGACGATGTGGAGCGCATGCTCGAGGCGCTGCGCGCGCTGGGGGTGGCGTGGAAGCGTGACGGCGACAGCCTGGACTATCGCGTGCGCGGCGTTGGCGGGCCCTTCCCGGTGAAGGCCGCCGAGCTGTTCCTCGGCAACGCGGGCACCGCCTTCCGCCCCCTGACCGCGGCGCTCGCGCTGTCCGGTGGCGAGTACCGCCTGTCCGGGGTGGCGCGCATGCACGAGCGCCCGATCGGCGATCTGGTCGATGCGCTGCGCCAGCTCGGCGCCGACATCACGTGCACGGCCAGCGAGGGGTATCCGCCGCTGCACCTGAGGCCGGCGACGATCTGCCCCGGCGGCGTGGTCAAGGTGCGGGGCGACGTCTCCAGCCAGTTCCTTACCGCGCTGCTGATGGCGCTGCCGCTGACCGGAGTGGAAACCACCCTCGAAGTGGTCGGCGAACTGATCTCCAAGCCCTATGTCCGGATCACGCTCGAGCTGATGGCGCGTTTCGGCGTCGAGGTCGAGCAGCACGGCTGGACCCGCTTCGTGGTGCCTGGCGGGGCGTGCTACCGCAGCCCCGGCACGGTGTTCGTCGAGGGCGACGCCTCCTCTGCCTCCTACTTCCTCGCCGCCGGTGCCATCGGTGGCGGTCCGCTGCGGGTCGAAGGGGTGGGGCGCAGCAGCATTCAGGGCGACGTGCGCTTTGCCGAGGCGCTCGGGCAGCTCGGCGCGAAGATCACCATGGGCGACAACTGGATCGAGGCCGCGGCGCCCGACGGCGGGGTGCTGAAGGCGTTCGATCTCGATCTCAACCACATCCCCGACGCGGCGATGACGCTGGCGGTGCTGGCGCTGTTTGCCGATGGTCCTTGCCGGCTGCGCAACATCGCGAGCTGGCGGGTGAAGGAGACCGACCGCATCGCGGCGATGGCCACGGAGTTGCGCAAGCTTGGCGCCGAAGTCGAGGAGGGGGCGGATTACCTGACCGTATCCCGTCCGGCGCGCCTGCGCCCGGCGGCGATCGACACCTACGACGATCACCGCATCGCGATGTGCTTCTCGCTGGTCAGCCTTGGCGCCTGTCGGGTGCGGATCAACGATCCGAGGTGCGTGAACAAGACGTTCCCGGGTTACTTCGATGCGTTCGCACAGGTTGCGAGGCCGGTGCCGGTGCTGGCGATCGACGGCCCGTCGGCGTCCGGCAAGGGCACGGTCGCGGCGCGCGTCGCCGCGGCGCTGGGCTGGCATTACCTCGACAGCGGCTCGCTGTACCGGCTGGTCGCGCTGGCGGCGATGCGCGCCGGCGTTCCGCTGGACGACGAGCGTGGCGTTGCAGCGCTGGCCGCGGCGCTGCCGGCGTCTTTCGAAGACGGCCGGGTGCTGCTTTCCGGGGAGGACGTCACCGACGGCATCCGTTCCGAGGCGTGCTCGGTGGGGGCGTCGAAAGTGGCGGTGCTGGCTGCGGTGCGGGCGGCGCTGTTCGATCGCCAGCGCGACTACCGCGCAGCCCCCGGCCTGGTGGCGGAAGGGCGGGACATGGGCTCGGTGGTCTTTCCCGATGCCGGGATCAAGGTGTTTCTCACCGCCTCGGCCGAGGCGCGGGCCGAGCGCCGCTATAAGCAGTTGATCGAAAAGGGATCGGCTGCTAACATGGAAAGTCTTCTGAAGGATCTTCAGGAACGGGATGCGCGTGATGCCGCCCGTCCGGTTGCGCCCTTGCTGAAGTTGCCGGACGCGGTGCTGCTCGATACCACCGAACGGAATGTCGAGCAGGCGGTCGCCTTTGTACTCGATCTCGTGCGGGCGGGCGGCGAAGCGGCTGGTTGA
- the grpE gene encoding nucleotide exchange factor GrpE, with the protein MQDPNQASQNAAHNEAAPPPEQLSADTSPEACAAAADTTPQRSVDRMPSLEEALRQAELKAAEYHDAWLRAKAETENVRRRAQEDIAKASKFAAEKFAAAMLPVKDSLEAALAVEKQSAEKLYEGVELTLKQLASAFEGAHLAEENPLGQKFDPNKHQAISAIEADAEPNTVVTVLQKGYLLNERVIRPALVMVAKAKGQ; encoded by the coding sequence ATGCAGGACCCGAATCAGGCCAGCCAGAACGCCGCACACAACGAGGCAGCCCCGCCCCCCGAGCAACTGTCTGCCGATACCAGCCCCGAAGCCTGCGCCGCTGCCGCCGACACCACTCCGCAACGCAGCGTCGACCGCATGCCCAGCCTGGAGGAAGCCTTGCGCCAGGCCGAACTCAAGGCCGCCGAGTATCACGACGCCTGGCTGCGCGCGAAGGCCGAGACCGAAAATGTGCGCCGCCGCGCCCAGGAAGACATCGCCAAGGCATCCAAATTCGCCGCCGAGAAGTTCGCCGCCGCGATGCTGCCGGTGAAGGACAGCCTGGAAGCCGCGCTTGCGGTGGAAAAACAATCGGCCGAAAAGCTGTACGAAGGCGTCGAGCTGACCCTCAAGCAGCTGGCGTCGGCCTTCGAGGGCGCGCACCTGGCCGAGGAAAACCCGCTCGGCCAGAAATTCGACCCCAACAAGCACCAGGCCATCAGCGCGATCGAGGCCGACGCCGAGCCCAATACCGTCGTCACCGTGCTGCAGAAAGGCTACCTGCTCAACGAGCGCGTCATTCGCCCCGCCCTGGTCATGGTCGCCAAGGCCAAGGGGCAGTAA
- a CDS encoding prephenate dehydrogenase, with product MALIGKLVVCGVGLIGASFALALRRAGAVGQVVGLGRSRASLERARALGVIDVIGREWADALDGAELVLIAAPVGQMDAIMVAMAPHLQPGTIVTDAGSTKRDVIAAIHRHLGHHLADVVPAHPIAGAEKSGVEAAFAELYVDRKVVLTPLAESRPEAVAKVRAAWEACGAGVVEMSPQDHDRVFAAVSHLPHLLAFGLVDDLARRSNAPLLFSHAASGFRDFTRIAGSHPEMWRDICMANRAALLDELDAYRTELAQLRGLLVAGDGPGLEAVFERARRARNAWADGLPVQTAE from the coding sequence ATGGCCTTGATCGGCAAGCTCGTCGTCTGCGGCGTCGGTCTCATCGGCGCGTCGTTCGCGCTCGCGCTGCGCCGCGCCGGCGCGGTGGGCCAGGTCGTGGGCCTCGGCCGCAGCCGTGCATCGCTCGAGCGCGCGCGCGCGCTCGGGGTGATCGACGTGATTGGCCGCGAATGGGCGGATGCCCTCGACGGCGCCGAGCTGGTGCTGATTGCCGCGCCGGTGGGGCAGATGGACGCGATCATGGTGGCGATGGCGCCCCACCTGCAGCCGGGGACGATCGTGACCGATGCGGGCAGCACCAAGCGCGATGTGATCGCGGCCATCCACCGCCATCTGGGCCATCATCTCGCCGATGTGGTGCCGGCACACCCGATCGCCGGAGCCGAAAAAAGCGGCGTGGAGGCGGCATTCGCCGAGCTCTACGTCGATCGCAAGGTCGTGCTGACCCCTTTGGCCGAAAGCCGGCCGGAGGCGGTGGCGAAAGTGCGGGCGGCGTGGGAGGCTTGCGGTGCGGGGGTGGTCGAGATGAGCCCGCAGGACCACGACCGCGTCTTCGCCGCGGTCAGCCATCTGCCGCACCTGCTCGCCTTCGGCCTGGTCGACGATCTCGCCCGCCGTTCCAACGCCCCCCTGCTGTTCTCACACGCGGCGAGCGGTTTCCGCGATTTCACCCGCATCGCCGGCAGCCATCCGGAGATGTGGCGCGACATCTGCATGGCGAACCGGGCGGCCCTGCTCGACGAGCTCGACGCCTACCGCACCGAGCTCGCGCAGCTGCGCGGCCTGCTCGTCGCGGGTGACGGTCCCGGCCTGGAGGCGGTGTTCGAGCGCGCACGGCGCGCGCGCAATGCCTGGGCCGACGGCTTGCCGGTGCAGACCGCGGAATAG